The proteins below are encoded in one region of Syntrophotalea carbinolica DSM 2380:
- the ltrA gene encoding group II intron reverse transcriptase/maturase: MTIEEAEALVEMPGAMSEGSDRKSREYGIGASNVTACSESSWTEVATRLMEEVVSRGNMMAAYQRVVRNKGAAGIDGMPVGDLKTYLQEQWPRIKEELLTGTYQPQPVRKVEIPKPGGGMRMLGIPTVLDRLIQQALHQELMRLFEPEFSEHSYGFRPGRSAHQAVQSARRHVASGRRWVVDIDLEKFFDRVGHDILMSRVARKVKDRRVLGLIRRYLTVGVLEGGIISPRVQGTPQGGPLSPLLSNILLDEFDNELERRGHAFCRYADDCNIYVHSRRAAERVMTSLTRFLEQQLQLKVNRVKSAVGRPWERTFLGYSMTSHKKPRLKVAGSSVKRFKTSLREIFRRGRGRRLKRVIEETTPKLRGWIAYFRLAEVKGIFEDLDGWIRRKLRCILWRQWKRPFTRARNLMRRGLPEHRAWRSATNERGPWWNSGASHMHDAIRKSYFDRLGLVSLVDYRRRFQCAL; the protein is encoded by the coding sequence ATGACGATCGAAGAAGCAGAAGCCCTGGTTGAGATGCCGGGGGCTATGTCCGAGGGTAGCGACCGGAAGTCGCGAGAGTACGGCATCGGTGCGTCAAACGTCACGGCATGCAGTGAATCATCCTGGACGGAAGTGGCAACGCGGCTGATGGAAGAAGTCGTCAGTCGCGGCAACATGATGGCGGCTTACCAGCGAGTGGTCAGGAACAAGGGCGCGGCGGGCATCGATGGAATGCCGGTTGGCGACCTTAAGACCTACCTGCAGGAGCAGTGGCCGCGCATCAAAGAAGAACTGCTGACCGGAACCTACCAGCCTCAGCCGGTGCGGAAGGTGGAAATTCCCAAGCCCGGTGGCGGGATGCGTATGCTCGGCATTCCCACGGTGCTGGATCGGCTCATTCAGCAGGCGCTGCATCAGGAGCTGATGCGGCTGTTTGAACCGGAATTCTCCGAGCACTCCTACGGGTTTCGTCCCGGACGGAGCGCCCACCAAGCCGTTCAGTCCGCCCGCCGGCACGTAGCCTCCGGGCGGCGCTGGGTGGTTGATATCGACTTGGAGAAATTCTTTGACCGCGTGGGCCACGACATACTCATGTCGCGGGTGGCCCGCAAAGTCAAAGACCGCCGGGTATTAGGGCTGATTCGCCGATATCTGACGGTCGGTGTGCTTGAAGGGGGGATTATTTCGCCAAGGGTGCAGGGGACGCCGCAGGGCGGCCCTCTCTCGCCCCTGCTGTCGAATATCCTTCTCGACGAGTTTGACAATGAACTGGAGAGGCGGGGCCATGCCTTCTGTCGCTATGCCGACGACTGCAACATTTACGTGCATAGTCGCCGGGCGGCCGAGCGAGTCATGACCTCGTTGACACGGTTTCTGGAACAGCAGCTCCAGCTCAAGGTCAACCGCGTCAAAAGCGCCGTTGGCCGCCCCTGGGAAAGAACCTTTCTAGGCTACAGCATGACCTCTCACAAAAAGCCCCGCCTGAAAGTGGCGGGATCTTCCGTGAAGCGGTTCAAGACTAGCTTGCGAGAAATCTTTCGGCGGGGAAGGGGACGCCGTCTCAAGCGGGTCATCGAAGAGACCACTCCGAAGCTTCGAGGTTGGATCGCCTACTTTCGCCTGGCGGAGGTTAAGGGTATCTTCGAGGATCTTGACGGCTGGATCAGACGGAAGCTGCGCTGCATCCTGTGGCGACAGTGGAAGCGCCCCTTTACCCGAGCCAGGAATTTGATGCGGCGGGGATTGCCAGAGCATCGGGCGTGGCGATCCGCCACAAATGAGCGAGGCCCCTGGTGGAACTCAGGAGCCTCGCATATGCACGATGCTATTCGGAAATCCTACTTCGACAGACTGGGGCTGGTCTCGTTAGTAGATTACCGCAGACGCTTTCAGTGCGCTTTGTGA
- a CDS encoding metallophosphoesterase family protein, with protein MSLRFIHTADIHLGKTYRHGGCEVARSEDFFTCLAGIVNDALVEEVNFVLIAGDLFHTGQILPRTFARTIEILQPLKEAGIPCVAVEGNHDWIHRRDSISWMEALSQMGYIRLLRPTRTAEGGYLFEPFDEEQGCGGHLVVGDLNIYGLGYIGAQAGNHVPRICEAVTTENNLLLFHVGIWTFSPVEIGNMKPEEALPLADRFGYVALGHGHKPYLVETPEGRPYGFNPGSPERVNFGEQRYDKGYYLVTVENGYFHHTFRSTDPRPMHAVTIDLDGTSDAETALENVHRQLREALDTGQDERRPLVALKLVGRVAFHPFELGRERLFTVLEEVCRPLHAEIRNHLSLVTRSSDSASAKKSLADIEKEVLHELVGANSQYKDRQDELVALSLSIRDLVLKGEVSDDELLGILARDANIDKK; from the coding sequence ATGTCCCTCCGATTCATCCATACCGCCGATATTCATCTGGGTAAGACCTACCGTCATGGTGGCTGCGAAGTCGCGCGTAGTGAAGACTTCTTCACCTGTCTGGCAGGTATCGTCAACGATGCCCTGGTCGAAGAGGTCAACTTCGTTCTGATTGCCGGTGATTTGTTCCATACCGGCCAGATCCTGCCGCGTACATTCGCGCGTACCATCGAAATCCTGCAACCCCTCAAGGAGGCCGGTATTCCCTGTGTCGCCGTGGAAGGCAATCACGACTGGATTCACCGGCGCGACAGCATCTCCTGGATGGAGGCTCTGTCGCAGATGGGGTATATCCGTCTGTTGCGGCCAACGCGCACCGCCGAGGGCGGTTATCTCTTCGAACCCTTCGACGAGGAACAGGGCTGCGGTGGGCATCTGGTTGTCGGCGATCTGAATATCTACGGGCTCGGCTATATCGGGGCCCAGGCTGGCAACCATGTGCCGCGGATCTGCGAGGCGGTCACCACCGAAAATAACCTTCTGCTGTTTCACGTCGGGATCTGGACCTTTTCGCCGGTGGAGATCGGCAACATGAAGCCGGAAGAAGCCTTGCCCCTGGCGGATCGTTTCGGCTATGTGGCTCTCGGCCACGGTCATAAACCGTATCTTGTCGAAACACCGGAAGGACGGCCCTACGGCTTTAACCCCGGTTCGCCGGAGCGCGTTAATTTCGGGGAACAGCGCTACGACAAGGGCTATTATCTGGTGACGGTTGAAAACGGTTACTTCCATCATACCTTCCGGAGCACCGATCCCCGGCCCATGCATGCGGTGACCATCGATCTAGATGGGACCTCCGATGCGGAAACGGCTCTGGAAAACGTCCACCGGCAACTGCGCGAAGCGCTGGATACCGGCCAAGATGAGCGTCGCCCCCTGGTCGCTCTCAAACTGGTCGGCCGGGTGGCGTTTCATCCCTTCGAGTTGGGGCGCGAGCGATTGTTCACGGTTTTGGAAGAAGTATGCCGGCCCCTGCACGCGGAAATCCGCAACCATCTGTCCCTCGTCACCCGCAGCAGCGACAGCGCATCCGCCAAGAAGAGCCTGGCCGATATCGAGAAGGAAGTACTGCACGAACTGGTGGGCGCCAACAGTCAATACAAGGATCGGCAGGATGAACTCGTCGCCTTGTCCCTGTCTATCCGCGACCTGGTGCTGAAAGGCGAGGTGTCGGATGACGAATTGCTCGGCATTCTGGCACGGGATGCGAACATCGATAAAAAGTGA